Proteins encoded within one genomic window of Vidua macroura isolate BioBank_ID:100142 chromosome 2, ASM2450914v1, whole genome shotgun sequence:
- the TAGLN3 gene encoding transgelin-3: MANRGPSYGLSREVQEKIEQKYDAELESRLVNWIIVQCGEQIEHPPPGRQHFQTWLMDGTLLCKLINSLYPKGNEPIAKISESKMAFKQMEQISQFLKAAEIYGVRTTDIFQTVDLWEGKDMAAVQRTLMALGSLAVTKDDGCYKGDPSWFHRKAQQNRRGFSEEQLRQGQNVIGLQMGSNKGASQSGMTGYGMPRQII; the protein is encoded by the exons ATGGCTAACAGAGGACCAAGCTATGGCTTAAGCCGAGAAGTTCAGGAAAAGATTGAACAGAAATACGACGCAGAATTAGAGTCTAGGCTGGTGAACTGGATTATTGTACAGTGTGGAGAACAGATAGAGCACCCTCCTCCTGGAAGACAACATTTTCAGACCTGGTTAATGGATGGAACA CTGTTATGCAAGTTAATAAACAGTTTGTATCCAAAGGGAAATGAGCCTATTGCAAAGATCTCTGAATCAAAAATGGCTTTCAAGCAGATGGAACAAATAtctcagtttttaaaagctgctgaAATCTACGGAGTAAGAACAACAGATATTTTCCAGACAGTGGATTTATGGGaag GGAAGGACatggcagcagtgcagagaaCCTTAATGGCTCTGGGCAGTTTGGCAGTCACCAAGGATGATGGCTGCTACAAAGGAGATCCATCCTGGTTCCACAG GAAAGCACAGCAGAATCGACGAGGATTTTCAGAAGAGCAGCTTCGGCAGGGACAGAACGTAATAGGCCTTCAGATGGGCAGCAACAAAGGAGCATCACAGTCGGGTATGACAGGCTATGGGATGCCAAGGCAGATTATCTAA